From a region of the Carassius auratus strain Wakin chromosome 31, ASM336829v1, whole genome shotgun sequence genome:
- the LOC113050156 gene encoding synaptotagmin-2-like isoform X2, translating to MKWNLFKKKPEAMVGPEPTGLGGTHPSHTMTMAPAVSTPADNSTESEGPVNKNDVFEEIKSKFLNEIDKIPLPPWALIAIAVVAALLILTCCFCIIKKCCCKKKKNKKGKKGKDGFNMKNMQGGDDDDDEEGETGLTEEEKEEEEKEVEKLGKLQYSLDYDFQDNKLTVGILQCADLISMDSGGTSDPYVRVFILPDKKKKFDTKVHKKTLNPVFNETFVFKIPYQELGGKTLVMSVYDYDRFSKHDIIGEVKLPMNTLDLGQPIEEWRDLDSAEKEEPEKLGDICISLRYVPTAGKLTVCILEAKNLKKMDVGGLSDPYVKIQLLQNGKRLKKKKTTVKKNTLNPYYNESFSFEIPLEQMQKILVAVTVFDYDKIGKNDAIGKIFIGSKASGTALKHWSDMLANPRRPIAQWHPLQPEEDIDGALAALNAKK from the exons atgaagtggaacctcttcaaaAAGAAGCCAGAAGCCATGGTGGGCCCGGAGCCCACGGGACTCGGCGGCACCCATCCATCACACACCATGACGATGGCCCCCGCCGTCTCCACACCTGCAGACAACTCCACCGAATCTGAGGGACCCGTCAACAAGAATGATGTCTTTGAGGAAATCAAAAGCAAGTTCCTCAATGAGATCGATAAAATCCCAT TGCCTCCGTGGGCGCTCATCGCCATCGCTGTAGTGGCCGCCCTCCTCATCCTCACCTGCTGCTTCTGTATCATTAAGAAATGCTGctgtaagaagaagaagaacaagaaagGCAAAAAGGGAAAGGACGGCTTCAACATGAAGAACATGCAGGGGGGAGAT gatgatgatgatgaagaaggaGAAACTGGTTTGAcggaggaggagaaagaggaagaggaaaaagaagTGGAGAAACTTGGAAAGCTTCAGTATTCTTTGGATTACGACTTCCAGGATAATAAG CTGACCGTGGGAATCTTGCAATGTGCCGATCTGATTTCCATGGACTCTGGTGGAACATCCGACCCTTACGTTAGAGTCTTCATCCTTCCAGACAAGAAGAAGAAGTTTGACACTAAGGTGCACAAAAAGACCCTCAACCCAGTGTTCAATGAGACCTTCGTCTTTAAG ATCCCGTACCAGGAGCTGGGTGGGAAGACGCTGGTCATGTCTGTGTATGACTACGACCGTTTCTCCAAGCACGACATCATCGGTGAGGTCAAGCTACCCATGAACACTTTGGATCTGGGTCAGCCGATCGAGGAGTGGAGAGACCTGGACAGTGCTGAGAAAGAGGAG CCGGAGAAGCTTGGCGACATCTGCATCTCTCTGCGTTACGTTCCTACTGCGGGCAAACTGACCGTTTGCATCCTCGAAGCCAAGAACCTGAAGAAGATGGACGTGGGTGGCCTGTCTG ACCCTTATGTGAAGATCCAGCTGTTGCAGAACGGCAAGCGtctaaagaagaagaagactaCGGTGAAGAAGAACACACTGAACCCGTACTACAATGAGTCCTTCAGCTTTGAGATCCCTCTGGAGCAGATGCAG AAAATCCTTGTGGCGGTGACGGTCTTCGACTATGATAAGATCGGTAAAAACGATGCCATCGGGAAGATCTTCATTGGCAGCAAAGCCTCAGGCACGGCGCTCAAGCACTGGTCTGACATGCTGGCCAACCCACGCCGTCCCATCGCCCAATGGCATCCCCTCCAACCAGAGGAAGACATCGACGGTGCTCTGGCTGCTCTTAATGCCAAGAAGTAA
- the LOC113050156 gene encoding synaptotagmin-2-like isoform X1, whose product MKWNLFKKKPEAMVGPEPTGLGGTHPSHTMTMAPAVSTPADNSTESEGPVNKNDVFEEIKSKFLNEIDKIPLPPWALIAIAVVAALLILTCCFCIIKKCCCKKKKNKKGKKGKDGFNMKNMQGGDKHQDDDDEEGETGLTEEEKEEEEKEVEKLGKLQYSLDYDFQDNKLTVGILQCADLISMDSGGTSDPYVRVFILPDKKKKFDTKVHKKTLNPVFNETFVFKIPYQELGGKTLVMSVYDYDRFSKHDIIGEVKLPMNTLDLGQPIEEWRDLDSAEKEEPEKLGDICISLRYVPTAGKLTVCILEAKNLKKMDVGGLSDPYVKIQLLQNGKRLKKKKTTVKKNTLNPYYNESFSFEIPLEQMQKILVAVTVFDYDKIGKNDAIGKIFIGSKASGTALKHWSDMLANPRRPIAQWHPLQPEEDIDGALAALNAKK is encoded by the exons atgaagtggaacctcttcaaaAAGAAGCCAGAAGCCATGGTGGGCCCGGAGCCCACGGGACTCGGCGGCACCCATCCATCACACACCATGACGATGGCCCCCGCCGTCTCCACACCTGCAGACAACTCCACCGAATCTGAGGGACCCGTCAACAAGAATGATGTCTTTGAGGAAATCAAAAGCAAGTTCCTCAATGAGATCGATAAAATCCCAT TGCCTCCGTGGGCGCTCATCGCCATCGCTGTAGTGGCCGCCCTCCTCATCCTCACCTGCTGCTTCTGTATCATTAAGAAATGCTGctgtaagaagaagaagaacaagaaagGCAAAAAGGGAAAGGACGGCTTCAACATGAAGAACATGCAGGGGGGAGAT AAACaccaggatgatgatgatgaagaaggaGAAACTGGTTTGAcggaggaggagaaagaggaagaggaaaaagaagTGGAGAAACTTGGAAAGCTTCAGTATTCTTTGGATTACGACTTCCAGGATAATAAG CTGACCGTGGGAATCTTGCAATGTGCCGATCTGATTTCCATGGACTCTGGTGGAACATCCGACCCTTACGTTAGAGTCTTCATCCTTCCAGACAAGAAGAAGAAGTTTGACACTAAGGTGCACAAAAAGACCCTCAACCCAGTGTTCAATGAGACCTTCGTCTTTAAG ATCCCGTACCAGGAGCTGGGTGGGAAGACGCTGGTCATGTCTGTGTATGACTACGACCGTTTCTCCAAGCACGACATCATCGGTGAGGTCAAGCTACCCATGAACACTTTGGATCTGGGTCAGCCGATCGAGGAGTGGAGAGACCTGGACAGTGCTGAGAAAGAGGAG CCGGAGAAGCTTGGCGACATCTGCATCTCTCTGCGTTACGTTCCTACTGCGGGCAAACTGACCGTTTGCATCCTCGAAGCCAAGAACCTGAAGAAGATGGACGTGGGTGGCCTGTCTG ACCCTTATGTGAAGATCCAGCTGTTGCAGAACGGCAAGCGtctaaagaagaagaagactaCGGTGAAGAAGAACACACTGAACCCGTACTACAATGAGTCCTTCAGCTTTGAGATCCCTCTGGAGCAGATGCAG AAAATCCTTGTGGCGGTGACGGTCTTCGACTATGATAAGATCGGTAAAAACGATGCCATCGGGAAGATCTTCATTGGCAGCAAAGCCTCAGGCACGGCGCTCAAGCACTGGTCTGACATGCTGGCCAACCCACGCCGTCCCATCGCCCAATGGCATCCCCTCCAACCAGAGGAAGACATCGACGGTGCTCTGGCTGCTCTTAATGCCAAGAAGTAA